Proteins co-encoded in one Christiangramia fulva genomic window:
- a CDS encoding YncE family protein, which yields MNLKKISLLLISIFFLSSCEKEEPVPAEPVEMGYRNGLIILNEGNFGSANASVSFLNENTNETEKQLFQNVNGSPLGDTAQSMAFYEDLAIIVLNVSNKIEIVNRETFQSVASITTNVSNPRYALVENGELYVSNWGDGMDPADDFIAVFDISNYSFKEKIEVSEGPEQMKVANNSLYVAHIGGFSYSDKISVIDLASKIVKKQIEVGFRPNSMVVDGDKLWVLSSGKSDYPDPAEETSGSLASIDLNTGEVISKLDFSGNAHPDHLVIYNNNLFYTIGKSVFKFEPAGTLSDTPVFIAEEAAILYGFSIKDNKAYIASPNADYTGDGNLYIYDLSDGSLLDQYSTGINPNSVYFN from the coding sequence ATGAACCTTAAAAAAATTTCGCTATTATTAATTTCGATATTCTTCCTTTCCTCCTGTGAAAAAGAGGAGCCTGTTCCCGCAGAGCCTGTGGAAATGGGATACCGAAACGGATTAATTATTCTTAATGAGGGGAATTTTGGTTCTGCAAATGCATCGGTTAGTTTTCTTAACGAAAACACCAATGAAACAGAAAAACAGTTATTTCAGAATGTAAATGGAAGTCCGTTAGGCGATACCGCCCAAAGTATGGCATTTTATGAGGATCTTGCGATTATAGTACTCAATGTTTCCAATAAAATTGAAATCGTAAATAGGGAGACTTTTCAAAGTGTTGCCAGCATTACTACAAATGTTAGCAATCCGCGTTATGCTTTAGTCGAAAACGGCGAATTATATGTATCGAACTGGGGTGACGGGATGGATCCTGCCGATGATTTTATTGCGGTTTTTGATATTAGTAATTACAGTTTTAAAGAAAAAATTGAAGTTTCAGAAGGCCCTGAACAAATGAAAGTTGCCAATAATTCATTATATGTGGCCCATATTGGCGGATTTTCTTACAGTGATAAAATAAGTGTTATTGACCTGGCATCTAAAATTGTCAAAAAGCAAATAGAGGTAGGTTTTAGGCCCAATTCTATGGTCGTTGATGGCGATAAGTTATGGGTACTTTCCTCTGGCAAATCTGATTATCCTGATCCTGCTGAGGAGACCTCGGGCAGCCTTGCATCGATCGATTTAAATACCGGGGAAGTAATTTCAAAACTGGATTTTTCAGGGAATGCTCACCCCGATCATCTTGTAATTTACAATAACAATTTATTTTATACTATTGGAAAATCGGTTTTTAAATTCGAACCTGCCGGGACGCTTTCTGATACACCTGTTTTTATTGCTGAGGAAGCTGCTATTCTCTATGGTTTCAGTATAAAAGATAATAAAGCCTATATCGCCTCGCCTAACGCCGATTATACAGGAGACGGGAATCTTTATATTTATGATCTTTCAGATGGTAGCCTTTTAGATCAGTATTCAACCGGAATAAACCCGAATTCGGTGTATTTTAATTAA
- a CDS encoding TonB-dependent receptor, with the protein MNRNNFFFIIFFGAVSFLSAQTNSVQWLDEVRLSDVKLKQFSEGQFTKKMQDSVIDRQEPLLTSLLKFNSPFFFRENGYGMVSSASVRGTGAAQTAVVWNGININSQFTGQTDFNTVNTYVYDEISLRPGGGSVIYGSGAIGGSIHLNNELNFSGNTENRIRAGFGSFDTYQAGWAGKFSTDNTSVNINISGISSENDYKYKGTGNKNQNGDFSNISLNAALGQWLGEKNLLKFYSNYFRGDRGFSGSLQLTSNSKYEDRNAKNLLEWKSFLGNFTSSLKLAWLDEEFKYYENRNSANFSFGKAKTGIIKYDLKYEFSGNKKLELITDYTGINGEGSGITDANRKTTGFSLLWNQRLEKLGYKLSLRQEIGDLYNSPLLFSAGGNYQFSEFYSLRGNFSRNFRIPTFNDLFWQSGGNPDLKPETSLQAEIGNDFRFENFELNFNTYYIDLQNLIRWVPDDSGVWKPVNTANAHNLGMEFFAKWFYDFSKNSRLELNSIYSYTRAIDEATGKQLIYTPYHKVTFSGAYQWKNFEIWYNSLYNGKIYTSSDNKYELPGYFLSDLGVSYRISKVPALKLQFQVQNLFDKNYQNMPSRPMPGRSFKSSLTLKF; encoded by the coding sequence ATGAACAGAAACAACTTTTTCTTTATTATTTTTTTTGGTGCTGTAAGTTTTCTTTCGGCACAGACCAACTCGGTTCAATGGCTGGACGAGGTGCGTTTAAGCGATGTTAAGCTGAAGCAATTCTCTGAAGGACAGTTCACAAAAAAAATGCAAGATTCGGTTATTGACCGGCAGGAGCCATTGCTCACTTCTCTTTTAAAATTCAATTCTCCTTTCTTTTTTCGTGAAAATGGCTATGGAATGGTTTCCTCAGCCTCGGTTCGTGGAACGGGTGCTGCGCAGACAGCCGTGGTCTGGAATGGCATTAATATCAATTCCCAGTTTACCGGACAAACTGATTTTAATACCGTAAATACCTATGTTTATGACGAAATAAGCCTTCGCCCCGGTGGAGGAAGCGTGATTTATGGAAGCGGAGCCATTGGCGGAAGTATTCATTTGAATAATGAACTGAATTTTTCAGGAAATACTGAAAATAGAATTCGTGCAGGTTTTGGCAGTTTTGATACCTACCAGGCTGGATGGGCAGGTAAATTCTCTACCGATAACACCAGTGTTAACATTAACATAAGTGGCATAAGTTCTGAAAATGATTATAAATACAAAGGCACCGGGAACAAAAATCAAAATGGAGATTTCTCCAACATATCATTAAATGCGGCCTTGGGGCAATGGCTCGGGGAAAAAAATCTGCTAAAATTTTATTCAAATTATTTCCGGGGAGATCGCGGTTTTTCAGGAAGCCTACAACTTACTTCCAATAGTAAATATGAAGACAGGAATGCGAAAAATCTGCTCGAATGGAAATCTTTTTTGGGAAATTTCACCAGCAGTTTAAAACTGGCGTGGCTTGATGAAGAATTCAAATATTATGAAAATCGTAATTCTGCAAATTTCAGTTTCGGAAAAGCGAAAACGGGGATCATAAAATACGATCTGAAATATGAATTTTCAGGAAATAAAAAGCTGGAACTAATAACTGATTATACCGGGATTAATGGAGAAGGATCTGGAATTACAGATGCAAACCGAAAAACTACCGGATTTTCCCTGTTGTGGAACCAGAGGCTTGAAAAACTCGGTTATAAGTTGAGTTTGAGGCAGGAAATTGGAGATCTATATAATTCTCCATTGTTATTTTCAGCCGGAGGAAATTACCAATTCAGTGAATTTTATTCTTTGAGGGGGAATTTTTCGCGGAATTTCAGAATACCAACTTTTAATGATCTTTTCTGGCAGTCGGGAGGAAATCCTGATTTAAAACCGGAAACTTCCTTGCAGGCAGAAATTGGCAATGATTTCAGATTTGAAAATTTTGAGCTTAATTTCAATACCTATTATATCGATCTTCAAAATCTTATTCGATGGGTTCCCGATGATTCCGGAGTCTGGAAACCTGTAAATACCGCCAATGCTCATAATTTAGGCATGGAATTCTTCGCAAAATGGTTCTATGATTTTAGCAAAAATAGCCGTTTGGAATTAAATTCCATTTATTCCTATACCAGAGCAATCGATGAAGCAACCGGTAAACAACTTATTTATACACCTTACCATAAAGTCACTTTTTCCGGAGCTTATCAATGGAAGAATTTTGAAATATGGTACAACAGCCTGTACAACGGGAAGATCTACACTTCTTCAGATAATAAATATGAGCTGCCGGGATATTTTCTAAGTGATTTGGGGGTTTCCTACCGAATTTCAAAAGTACCGGCATTAAAACTTCAATTTCAGGTACAGAACCTTTTTGACAAAAATTATCAGAATATGCCTTCCAGGCCAATGCCGGGCAGGTCTTTTAAATCAAGCCTAACCTTAAAATTTTAG
- a CDS encoding ABC transporter substrate-binding protein, translating into MKKLYFIFFIAIICSCKDQKSANHALKAEGKKVNIENAEGFSIEKFEGYSILKVKTPWPEAEKPLTYLLADENAEIPENIEYDEKIQVPVESIVVTSTTHIPALEALNEESSLVGFPGLNYVSSTKTRKLISEGKIAELGQNENLNTEVLINTNPDLVVGFAINGANKALVTVKKTGIPVIYNGDWTEQSPLGKAEWIKFFGALFGKEKKAAEIFNTIKKDYLKAREVAATSTNRPTVITGSMFKDQWYMPYGNSWQAQFFKDANANYLYSETKGNGSLSLSFESVLNKAEDADFWISSGQFTSYEQLLDQSPHYQQFKAVRDKNVYSVSLSKGETGGILFYELGPQRPDLVLKDLISIFHPKLLENYEPVFYKPLQ; encoded by the coding sequence TTGAAAAAATTATACTTTATCTTTTTTATTGCCATTATTTGCTCCTGCAAGGATCAGAAATCTGCTAATCATGCACTCAAAGCTGAAGGAAAAAAGGTAAATATTGAAAATGCTGAAGGTTTTAGTATAGAAAAATTTGAAGGTTACAGTATCCTGAAAGTCAAAACCCCCTGGCCGGAAGCAGAAAAACCTCTCACCTATCTTTTAGCTGACGAGAATGCCGAAATTCCTGAAAATATAGAGTATGATGAAAAAATTCAGGTTCCTGTAGAAAGTATTGTGGTGACTTCAACCACACACATTCCGGCACTTGAAGCTTTAAATGAAGAATCCAGCCTGGTAGGATTTCCCGGCCTTAATTATGTTTCTTCAACAAAAACAAGAAAACTCATTTCTGAAGGGAAGATCGCCGAACTCGGCCAGAACGAAAATTTAAATACCGAGGTTCTAATAAATACCAATCCCGACCTGGTGGTAGGCTTTGCTATAAACGGAGCTAACAAAGCTCTGGTGACTGTCAAAAAAACAGGAATTCCGGTTATTTATAACGGTGATTGGACCGAACAGTCCCCGCTGGGAAAAGCTGAATGGATCAAATTTTTTGGCGCTTTGTTCGGAAAAGAGAAAAAAGCTGCTGAAATTTTCAATACTATTAAGAAAGATTATTTAAAAGCCCGGGAAGTCGCTGCAACTTCAACAAACAGACCCACGGTAATTACAGGTTCCATGTTCAAAGACCAGTGGTATATGCCTTACGGAAATTCCTGGCAGGCTCAGTTCTTTAAAGATGCCAATGCTAATTATCTTTATTCTGAAACAAAAGGAAACGGGAGTCTATCATTGTCTTTTGAAAGTGTACTGAACAAAGCCGAAGATGCCGATTTCTGGATTAGTTCCGGACAATTTACTTCTTACGAGCAACTTCTGGATCAATCTCCACACTATCAGCAATTCAAAGCTGTGCGCGATAAAAACGTATATAGCGTAAGTCTTTCAAAGGGAGAAACCGGCGGAATCCTGTTTTATGAACTCGGCCCTCAAAGACCCGATCTGGTACTAAAAGACCTGATTTCCATTTTTCACCCGAAACTTTTAGAAAATTACGAACCTGTTTTCTATAAACCACTTCAATAA
- a CDS encoding iron ABC transporter permease — protein sequence MLNQRKYILALIFLFIAVVFTALFNISLGSVSIPLKEVIASLLGMHVEKDTWRYIILNYRLPKAMTAVITGSGLAVSGLLMQTLFRNPLAGPYVLGLSSGASLGVALVFMGASVFGASFAAIFLSSWSLVIASSLGSLLVLFAVILASVRLRDTMAILIIGLMFASLTAAIVSVLAYFSPASNLQQYVFWSYGSLGNLGWSEVGILSIFWLAGILISIGSIKNLNSLLLGEQYARSLGTNIRKNRFLIIIATSLLAGSITAFAGPIAFIGLAVPHLIRQVIPSSNHITLVPAVIFGGAILMLLCDTVAQLPGSEVSLPINAITSIIGAPVVIWLLVRKRRFNF from the coding sequence ATGCTAAATCAGAGAAAATATATTCTGGCCTTGATTTTCCTTTTTATAGCAGTGGTTTTTACAGCTCTTTTTAATATAAGTCTTGGTTCGGTAAGTATTCCTTTGAAAGAAGTAATTGCGTCGTTACTGGGAATGCATGTAGAAAAAGATACCTGGAGATATATTATTCTGAACTATCGACTTCCAAAGGCCATGACCGCCGTAATAACAGGGTCGGGCCTGGCGGTTAGCGGCCTCCTTATGCAAACGCTTTTCCGAAATCCTCTGGCTGGCCCGTATGTACTTGGTCTTAGCAGCGGCGCAAGTTTAGGCGTGGCCCTTGTTTTTATGGGTGCTTCGGTCTTTGGCGCTTCTTTTGCAGCCATTTTCCTCTCAAGCTGGAGCCTCGTCATTGCCTCAAGTCTGGGAAGTTTACTGGTTCTTTTCGCGGTGATCTTGGCCTCCGTTAGGTTGAGGGATACAATGGCAATATTGATAATCGGACTCATGTTCGCAAGTCTCACTGCAGCTATAGTAAGCGTTCTGGCTTATTTCAGCCCCGCGTCCAACCTGCAGCAATATGTTTTCTGGTCGTATGGAAGCCTTGGAAATCTAGGCTGGAGCGAGGTGGGAATTTTAAGCATTTTCTGGTTAGCAGGAATATTAATTTCCATAGGAAGCATTAAAAATCTTAATTCATTGCTCTTAGGCGAACAATACGCCAGAAGTCTGGGAACGAACATCAGAAAAAACAGATTTTTAATAATTATTGCCACAAGTCTTCTCGCCGGAAGTATCACAGCCTTTGCAGGCCCAATTGCCTTCATAGGCCTGGCCGTACCCCATCTTATCCGTCAGGTAATTCCATCTTCAAATCATATCACCCTGGTACCGGCCGTTATTTTTGGAGGTGCTATTTTAATGTTACTATGCGATACGGTGGCTCAGTTACCAGGAAGTGAAGTAAGTTTACCGATCAATGCTATAACTTCTATAATCGGCGCGCCGGTTGTAATCTGGCTACTGGTAAGAAAAAGGCGATTCAATTTTTAA